Proteins co-encoded in one Nothobranchius furzeri strain GRZ-AD chromosome 4, NfurGRZ-RIMD1, whole genome shotgun sequence genomic window:
- the LOC139061606 gene encoding uncharacterized protein, translating to MHPAHQFPGHSGPLSLTFHSFPSTEIKLQRGNAKYKEDGTFLIPDLKLKHNILECLTQEIVRFKVYVTDKEFNSVGEALIAKHPCLSERGSITGYAGWKVSLKNKLAMYRTQLRKLGCPEVVVNSAKNKSAGQSAASGIKRPRRCEVNYCPPYPAGETDQSLESLRISLLLDIKKKNNRDVVRKKMERSFAYRRLEVVRDTPMVQDVKARWPALFDINEINAEFKRITTIPLQSRFLSQLDVVSAKLQKLFEKRGGQIGQRLLKMMEPVAQNEDDVDLGRECIIKALCVYLNEDPDNLVREFAAADEDYLQTSIEETTLGIYVVRSVLTNTAEDIGIVLEGQIVFQDLDNIALATAVLFGLIYALNLNYPPSLKYTFEVLQKLVMELEGSTLSKKVQLLKNRLCELDVFTNVT from the exons ATGCATCCAGCTCATCAGTTTCCAGGACATTCTGGCCCACTATCTTTAACATTCCACAGTTTTCCTTCGACAGAGATAAAGCTGCAGCGTGGAAATGCCAAATACAAAGAAGATGGAACATTCCTTATTCCTGATCTAAAACTGAAGCACAACATTCTGGAATGTCTGACTCAAGAAATTGTTCGTTTTAAAGTTTATGTCACTGATAAAGAGTTTAATTCTGTGGGTGAAGCACTTATTGCCAAACACCCCTGTCTTTCTGAGAGAGGATCCATAACAGGATATGCAGGTTGGAAAGTCAGCTTAAAGAACAAGCTTGCAATGTATCGCACCCAGTTAAGAAAGCTGGGATGCCCTGAAGTTGTGGTGAACTCTGCGAAAAACAAATCTGCGGGACAATCAGCTGCTTCTGGAATCAAAAGACCACGCCGTTGTGAGGTCAACTACTGCCCACCTTACCCAGCTGGAGAGACCGACCAAAGCCTGGAGAGCCTGAGAATATCACTTCTTTTGGACATCAAGAAGAAAAACAACAGGGATGTTGTGAGGAAGAAAATGGAAAGGTCATTCGCATACAGAAGACTCGAGGTGGTTCGGGACACGCCCATGGTTCAGGACGTTAAAGCTAGATGGCCTGCACTATTTGACATAAATGAG ATAAACGCTGAATTCAAGCGGATTACCACAATACCACTGCAGTCCAGATTCCTGTCACAGTTGGATGTGGTATCTGCCAAGCTTCAGAAACTGTTTGAGAAACGTGGAGGACAGATTGGACAGAGACTTCTGAAAATGATGGAACCTGTGGCTCAA AATGAAGATGATGTGGACTTGGGACGGGAATGTATCATCAAGGCACTTTGTGTGTACCTCAATGAGGACCCTGACAACCTTGTGAGAGAGTTTGCA GCCGCAGATGAGGACTACCTCCAGACGTCCATTGAGGAGACTACCCTGGGAATCTATGTGGTGAGAAGTGTACTGACCAATACAGCAGAAGACATTGGGATTGTGCTCGAAGGCCAAATAGTATTCCAAGACCTGGATAACATAGCATTAGCTACAGCTGTGCTATTTGGACTCATCTATGCACTGAACCTGAACTACCCTCCCAGTTTGAAGTACACATTTGAAGTCCTGCAGAAACTAGTGATGGAGCTCGAAGGAAGCACTCTTTCAAAGAAAGTCCAACTTCTCAAAAATAGACTCTGCGAGTTAGATGTTTTTACTAATGTAACCTAA